A part of Rhipicephalus microplus isolate Deutch F79 chromosome 8, USDA_Rmic, whole genome shotgun sequence genomic DNA contains:
- the LOC119165689 gene encoding uncharacterized protein LOC119165689, producing MARALPKVLIVTLAFLARQGKVLGNKQITYPEVRSDLQKYQDVSKCYPDVGEWICLFRNYYEDPDFGGNANCLSFKRFGAYQNFTTNVVFTFGEHGKANTTGKFQLTSSPCYQGRDIQSFTPDSPDVPLEDFYVIYVDCASCVVIRHRYANDGYGCSLWRRKGTLSEPNDCCEFIYDENCGSTPKYSIYGQSCDF from the exons ATGGCTCGCGCGCTGCCGAAAGTTCTGATCGTGACCCTGGCCTTCTTGGCGCGGCAAGGGAAAGTGCTTGGCAACAAGCAGATCACTTACCCAGAAGTTCGAAGCGATCTGCAAAAGTACCAGGATGTGAGCAAG TGCTACCCGGATGTTGGAGAATGGATCTGCTTGTTCAGGAACTATTACGAAGATCCAGATTTCGGAGGCAATGCCAACTGCCTCAGTTTTAAGAGATTCGGTGCTTACCAAAATTTCACCACGAACGTCGTGTTTACTTTCGGGGAGCACGGAAAAGCGAACAC CACCGGCAAATTCCAGTTGACATCATCGCCGTGTTACCAAGGAAGGGACATACAAAGCTTCACTCCCGACAGTC CTGACGTTCCGCTGGAAGACTTCTATGTCATTTATGTGGACTGCGCAAGTTGTGTAGTAATTCGTCACCGCTACGCTAACGATG GCTACGGATGTTCCTTGTGGCGACGCAAAGGCACTCTCAGTGAGCCGAACGATTGCTGCGAGTTCATCTACGACGAGAACTGTGGCTCAACGCCGAAGTACTCGATCTACGGGCAGTCGTGCGATTTCTAG